A single region of the Enterobacter cloacae complex sp. R_G8 genome encodes:
- a CDS encoding AraC family transcriptional regulator N-terminal domain-containing protein, whose protein sequence is MISNKSVEKRLDELSRNIAQRTPDTGDFPTAVEGLELFRRNEPAPPVSCLVPPSIVLVADGEKIMWVGGEPYTYNAKKFLITSLDLPASSEVLHASASRPCVGIAYKLDQRVLMELITQGGLPPVKKRDPGTGVGIGTMTDVLLEPFCRLLSLLDEPEAIPVLSPLIQREIHYRLLMSDRSDHLRQIAAVDGHGYRIGKAIDWLKTHIASPLRIEELASRVQMSTPSFHRHFRQLAGMSPLQYQKWLRLNEARRLMLNEHYDVTTAAYAVGYESLSHFSREYTRMFGESPKRDITVLRKSAGEI, encoded by the coding sequence ATGATTTCAAACAAGTCGGTTGAGAAACGACTCGACGAACTCTCGCGGAATATTGCTCAGCGCACGCCCGATACCGGTGATTTTCCCACCGCTGTCGAAGGGCTGGAATTATTCCGGCGAAACGAACCTGCTCCTCCGGTGAGCTGCCTGGTGCCACCGAGTATCGTTCTGGTGGCTGACGGCGAGAAGATAATGTGGGTTGGAGGCGAACCTTATACCTATAATGCGAAAAAATTCCTGATCACTTCTCTCGACTTACCAGCCAGTTCGGAAGTGTTACACGCATCAGCATCTCGGCCGTGCGTCGGCATAGCCTATAAACTTGACCAACGCGTGCTGATGGAATTAATTACGCAGGGCGGCCTGCCGCCAGTGAAAAAACGTGATCCGGGAACAGGTGTCGGTATAGGAACCATGACAGATGTTTTGCTGGAGCCTTTCTGCCGCCTGCTTTCATTGCTTGACGAGCCTGAAGCCATTCCTGTTCTCAGCCCGCTGATTCAACGGGAGATACATTACCGGCTTTTAATGAGCGATCGGTCCGATCATCTCAGACAGATTGCAGCAGTAGACGGCCATGGCTACCGTATCGGTAAAGCTATCGACTGGTTAAAGACCCATATTGCTTCGCCTTTACGCATCGAGGAGCTGGCGAGTCGGGTTCAGATGAGCACGCCCTCTTTCCACCGACATTTCAGGCAGCTTGCGGGAATGAGTCCGCTCCAGTATCAGAAATGGCTGCGCCTCAATGAAGCCAGACGACTCATGCTGAATGAGCATTACGATGTCACCACAGCGGCCTATGCTGTCGGTTACGAAAGCTTATCCCATTTCAGCCGGGAATATACGCGGATGTTTGGTGAGTCGCCTAAGAGGGATATTACCGTGCTGAGAAAGTCAGCCGGTGAAATTTAA
- a CDS encoding alpha/beta hydrolase, with protein sequence MTLNSSTRFFNGALLAGAMALISTESAVAQPAPGTADSSARLVQTWDKTFPRSDKVDHQKVTFKNRYGITLAADVYLPKDRGNKKLAALVISGPFGAVKEQASGLYAQTLAERGFVTLAFDPSYTGESSGEPRNIASPDINTEDFMAAVDFIGLQPYVDRERIGVIGICGMGGIALNVVAVDKRVKAVVASTMYDMSRVMSKGYNDSVTPAQREQALEKMSLQRWEDAANGKPAYQPAYNKLKGGEAQFLVDYADYYMTKRGYHPRAVNSGNSWSVTTPMAFMNFPLMTYIKEISPRPILFIHGEKAHSLYFSKTAYEAANQPKELLIVKDATHVDLYDRMDKIPFDNITAFFNKNLNK encoded by the coding sequence ATGACGCTAAATTCTTCAACTCGTTTTTTTAATGGTGCACTCCTTGCCGGTGCGATGGCTCTGATTTCAACAGAATCTGCGGTTGCCCAGCCTGCACCAGGCACAGCAGACTCTTCGGCGCGTCTGGTTCAGACGTGGGATAAAACCTTCCCAAGGAGCGACAAAGTGGATCATCAAAAAGTAACGTTTAAAAATCGTTACGGTATTACGCTAGCCGCTGATGTGTATCTTCCTAAAGATCGCGGGAACAAGAAGCTTGCTGCGCTTGTGATTTCCGGGCCTTTTGGCGCGGTAAAAGAGCAGGCCTCAGGTCTCTATGCTCAGACCTTAGCAGAGCGTGGATTCGTGACGCTGGCATTTGATCCGTCTTATACCGGTGAAAGCAGTGGTGAACCCCGCAATATTGCTTCACCTGATATCAATACCGAAGACTTTATGGCCGCAGTCGATTTTATTGGACTGCAACCTTATGTGGATCGTGAACGTATCGGTGTCATCGGTATCTGCGGTATGGGGGGGATTGCCCTGAACGTTGTTGCCGTGGATAAACGCGTAAAAGCGGTCGTTGCCAGCACCATGTATGATATGAGTCGCGTGATGTCGAAAGGCTACAATGACAGCGTAACACCGGCGCAACGCGAGCAGGCACTCGAGAAGATGAGCCTTCAGCGCTGGGAAGATGCGGCAAACGGCAAACCTGCATACCAGCCAGCCTATAATAAACTGAAGGGCGGTGAAGCACAGTTCCTCGTGGACTATGCGGACTATTACATGACCAAACGCGGATATCATCCACGAGCAGTTAACTCTGGCAATTCATGGTCAGTGACAACGCCGATGGCCTTTATGAATTTCCCGCTAATGACCTATATTAAGGAAATTTCTCCGCGCCCAATCCTGTTCATCCATGGCGAAAAAGCGCATTCGCTTTACTTCTCCAAAACGGCTTATGAAGCGGCAAATCAGCCAAAAGAGCTTCTGATTGTTAAAGATGCCACACATGTCGATTTATATGATCGTATGGACAAGATCCCGTTCGATAACATCACTGCATTTTTCAACAAAAATCTTAATAAGTAA